Proteins encoded together in one Corallococcus soli window:
- a CDS encoding glutaminyl-peptide cyclotransferase: MRRMPWSLPLSLLCLGCAPAQRQTPDAGPAEGVPQRLVARIVHAYPHDPQAFTQGLQFHQGQLYESTGEDGDLRRISLEQAAPLWKQDLPDVFPEGLASDGERLYQLTWQDETLFVWNGTPPVQEKQVAYTGEGWGLCFWQGQLVRSDGTSTLRFHDPKDFRVKSQVKVTLQGVPQERLNELECAEDGLYANVWYADHVLKIDYATGHVLAVIDASALVRAVRGRLQGNGGVLNGIALEPGTGRLFFTGKLWPDLFEVKLEPAAAP, encoded by the coding sequence GCCGTTGTCGCTCCTGTGCCTGGGGTGCGCGCCCGCGCAGCGACAGACGCCGGACGCGGGGCCCGCTGAAGGGGTGCCGCAGCGCCTGGTGGCGCGCATCGTCCACGCGTACCCGCACGACCCGCAGGCCTTCACGCAGGGCCTCCAGTTCCACCAGGGCCAGCTCTACGAGAGCACCGGCGAGGACGGCGACCTGCGGCGCATCTCGCTGGAGCAGGCCGCGCCGCTGTGGAAGCAGGACCTGCCGGACGTGTTCCCGGAGGGACTGGCCAGCGACGGCGAGCGCCTGTACCAGCTCACGTGGCAGGACGAGACGCTGTTCGTGTGGAACGGCACGCCGCCCGTGCAGGAGAAGCAGGTGGCGTACACGGGCGAGGGCTGGGGCCTGTGCTTCTGGCAGGGACAGCTGGTGCGCAGCGACGGCACGTCCACGCTGCGCTTCCACGACCCGAAGGACTTCCGCGTGAAGTCCCAGGTGAAGGTGACGTTGCAGGGCGTGCCGCAGGAACGGCTCAATGAGCTGGAGTGCGCGGAGGACGGCCTCTACGCCAACGTCTGGTACGCCGACCATGTCTTGAAGATCGACTACGCCACGGGCCACGTGCTGGCGGTCATCGACGCGTCGGCGCTGGTGCGGGCGGTGCGCGGACGGCTCCAGGGCAACGGCGGGGTGCTCAACGGCATCGCGCTGGAGCCGGGCACCGGCCGCCTCTTCTTCACCGGCAAGCTGTGGCCCGACCTCTTCGAGGTGAAGCTGGAGCCCGCCGCCGCGCCGTAG
- a CDS encoding metal-dependent hydrolase: protein MSPIVHAELSWLLAQGLRERRDRILVTCAGLAPDLDGLSLLAGEEFYARYHHVIFHGYVGALITMTVCAALARRRAAVALVSVAAFHGHLLCDLAGSGPGWPIHYFWPQSLREWSWSGQWNLASWQNSLIGLAATLACLACAVPFQRTLVELFSPRWDAEVTRTVRRRLGRQDAANAP from the coding sequence ATGAGTCCCATCGTCCACGCCGAACTGTCCTGGCTGCTGGCCCAGGGGCTGCGCGAAAGGCGTGACCGCATCCTCGTCACCTGCGCGGGGCTCGCGCCGGACCTGGATGGCTTGTCATTGCTCGCGGGTGAAGAATTCTATGCGCGCTACCACCACGTCATCTTTCACGGCTACGTGGGAGCGCTCATCACGATGACGGTCTGCGCCGCGCTGGCACGGCGGCGCGCGGCCGTGGCGCTGGTGTCGGTGGCCGCATTCCATGGACACCTGCTGTGCGACCTCGCTGGCAGCGGTCCCGGCTGGCCCATCCATTACTTCTGGCCCCAGAGCCTGAGGGAGTGGTCCTGGTCCGGACAGTGGAACCTGGCCTCGTGGCAGAACTCGCTCATCGGGCTGGCGGCGACCCTGGCCTGTCTGGCGTGTGCCGTGCCCTTCCAGCGGACCCTCGTGGAGCTGTTCTCACCCCGCTGGGACGCGGAGGTCACCCGGACCGTGCGGCGGCGCCTTGGCAGGCAGGATGCAGCCAACGCCCCTTGA